The following DNA comes from Bacteroidota bacterium.
TTGATAATTAGCCACGAAGGCTCTAAGACACGAAGAATCACAAAGTATGAAACAATTCATTATGGAATTATTATACTACTGATTTTCTTTATGTTATCACAACTCGACATTTAATAAGTTTCAGAATGTCAATTCTTTATATTCAAATGCGAAACTTAAGTTACTCATTATACTTGGGCTTTGAATTAATAATGGATGTGAATATAAAAGTCATTCAATTGTCATTAATAGTCATTTAGCCAAGCTGTCATTGGGTTTTGTAACTTAATGACTATTAATGACAATCAAATGACTACTTTGTGAGATTAGATTCAAGCGACAAAATACACATAATATTCTAACAGTCAAAAACATAGGTTTTTCTTATAGCCACTACTTATAAAAAAGCCACTTCCACAGTTCTTTATAAGATATTTTTGACCCGTAAATTAAGATTCCTATTCTGTAAATTTTTGAAGCTATCCATGTTGTTCCTACAAAACCTATAACAAGCAATAGCATTGAAGAAACAAGTTCTATAGTTGGTACACCAAAAGAAATTCGAGCCATCATTGAAATTGGTGATGTTAAAGGAATCAAAGATAGCCAAATCGCAATATTACTATGTGGAGCCTGAATAATTGCCTGAACTGAAATAAGTGAAATTATCAGAGGGATAGTTAAAGGCAACATAAACTGCTGCATATCAGACTGATTATCAACAGCCGCAGCAATTGAAGCAAAAAGTGAACTGTACAACAAATAACCACCAACAAAGAAAAATACAAAAGTTAAAACAACTTTAGTCATGTTTATTGTTGAAAAACCGGACAAAACAGTTGTTAGACCTTCACTTGCAGGGGAAGAACCAATGTCTGCAAGTGATAATCCTCCCATTGTTAGAACCGCTATTAATAATACCCACAATAAAAATTGTGTTAAACCAACGAGAGCAATTCCGATAATTTTTCCCATCATCAATTCAAAAGGACGTACAGAAGAAATAATTATTTCAACTATTCTATTTGACTTTTCTTCGTGAACACCACGCATAACAAGGCTTCCGTAAATAAAAATAAACATATAATTTAAAAAACCTGCAAGACCGGCAATTCCACTTGCCAAAGGAGTGTTATCATCTTCCAATCCCTGCTCCCCTACTTTTTTGTAATCAATCTCAACATTTGCATCAAGTTCCTTTATCACTTTTTCATCCAAGCCCAATTCTTTTATCCTTAAATATTTTATTTTGTGATTAATAAAATTCCTTGCAATTGACATTGTTTTCGAACTGCTTTTTTTACTGGAATACATCCTAATTCCTGTTGGTTCTTCAATATTAATTTCAGGAATTACCAAAAGGTGCATATTATCCTCCTCTTTTAATAATTCCATTATTGATTTTTCGATATTCGGATTTACATATTCAAAATGAATCTCTTCGCTATTTTTAAAAACATCAAGAAATTGTCCACTATTATCAATTACACTTACATGCTGAGATTTTGATTTTACAGATGTGTGCATATAAACAGAAAACCCAATAATCCCTGCGTACAAAAACGGCAACAAGAAAGTAAGAATCCAAAAAGTTCTTTTTCTTATTCTTATTAAATATTCTCTCTTTAT
Coding sequences within:
- a CDS encoding ABC transporter permease; this encodes MNKIGYIIKREYLIRIRKRTFWILTFLLPFLYAGIIGFSVYMHTSVKSKSQHVSVIDNSGQFLDVFKNSEEIHFEYVNPNIEKSIMELLKEEDNMHLLVIPEINIEEPTGIRMYSSKKSSSKTMSIARNFINHKIKYLRIKELGLDEKVIKELDANVEIDYKKVGEQGLEDDNTPLASGIAGLAGFLNYMFIFIYGSLVMRGVHEEKSNRIVEIIISSVRPFELMMGKIIGIALVGLTQFLLWVLLIAVLTMGGLSLADIGSSPASEGLTTVLSGFSTINMTKVVLTFVFFFVGGYLLYSSLFASIAAAVDNQSDMQQFMLPLTIPLIISLISVQAIIQAPHSNIAIWLSLIPLTSPISMMARISFGVPTIELVSSMLLLVIGFVGTTWIASKIYRIGILIYGSKISYKELWKWLFYK